The following coding sequences lie in one Apium graveolens cultivar Ventura chromosome 1, ASM990537v1, whole genome shotgun sequence genomic window:
- the LOC141677864 gene encoding translationally-controlled tumor protein homolog gives MLVYQDLLTGDELLSDSFPYKEIENGCLWEVEGKWVVQGAVDVNIGANPSAEGGGEDEGVDDQAQKVVDIVDTFRLQEQPPFDKKQFVGFIKKYIKTLTPKLEADKQEEFKKGIEGATKYLLGKIKDLQFFVGESMHDDGSLVFAYYKDGSADPTFLYFGHGLKEIKC, from the exons ATGTTGGTTTATCAAGATTTACTTACTG GCGATGAGCTTCTTTCAGATTCGTTCCCGTACAAGGAAATTGAGAACGGGTGCCTGTGGGAAGTTGAGGGAAAG TGGGTTGTGCAAGGAGCAGTTGATGTGAACATTGGTGCAAACCCTTCTGCTGAGGGTGGGGGTGAAGATGAGGGTGTTGATGATCAAGCTCAGAAGGTGGTTGATATTGTAGACACTTTTAGACTCCAG GAGCAACCTCCTTTTGACAAGAAGCAATTTGTTGGTTTCATCAAGAAGTACATTAAAACTTTGACACCCAAGTTGGAGGCCGATAAGCAAGAGGAATTCAAGAAGGGTATAGAAGGGGCAACCAAATATCTGCTCGGGAAGATTAAGGACCTCCAATT TTTTGTTGGAGAGAGTATGCATGATGACGGCAGCTTGGTGTTTGCTTATTACAAGGATGGTTCAGCTGATCCAACCTTTTTATACTTTGGCCATGGGTTGAAGGAGATTAAGTGCTAG